One genomic region from Antedon mediterranea chromosome 3, ecAntMedi1.1, whole genome shotgun sequence encodes:
- the LOC140043801 gene encoding cationic amino acid transporter 4-like — MPRSNILANISRTKYLDPSDLQTEFKRCLTTSDLVMVGIGNMVGSGIYVLTGEVVKHVAGPSVIVSYIIAGLVSLMAAICYSEFGARVPKTGSAFMYAYVTLGELWAFLIGWNLILEYIVGAAAVASAWSGSFDQLLGNQIENITIEYVLNGEAWESPLLGKYPDFVAFVIVCILAVVVCLGASCSSNAMNIFVFLNVTIVITMFIISLTKADISNFSSGNGFFTFGFQGVMAGAAICFYAFVGFDVIALAAEEALTPNKSMPIASLFSVVFVICLYVLASITLILLVPYNEVVPKAAYPAAFKSVGYQWAEYVVGVGTLIGMGSTELGFLFAIPRSVYAMAIEGLLFPCFAVVSKRTQIPIIATLVFGAMSAILALLFDISALVEFLSIGTLMAYAMVAAAVIVVRYEPSHQQDTDDVLSDNDTNDSSLYTGSFVPTEQKNYGTLKEPFQKIPVISNLPPGRAVCICYFLSVVFQFLTVLLFISNDMSNWWVMLLAILFAVLAILTFIPIPLHNQNEDITTFKTPFVPYFPALSVLFDILLLVKLQALTWLRFIVWVTIGLLIYGLYGYHHSVEGKKRTSGGETKDYQRMTNDPSSIHYGTIEMSIPSTSKVD; from the exons ATGCCACGGTCAAATATTTTAGCAAATATTTCACGAACTAAGTATTTGGATCCGTCTGATCTTCAGACAGAATTCAAGAGATGTCTAACAACATCAGATCTGGTCATGGTAGGCATCGGCAATATGGTTGGATCTGGAATTTACGTTTTAACTGGAGAGGTAGTCAAACACGTTGCTGGACCATCAGTAATAGTATCATACATAATTGCTGGATTGGTGTCTTTGATGGCAGCCATTTGCTATTCTGAGTTTGGTGCACGAGTCCCAAAGACTGGTTCTGCTTTTATGTACGCCTACGTCACTCTTGGAGAGCTATGGGCCTTTTTAATTGGTTGGAATCTCATTCTGGAGTACATTGTAGGAGCAGCCGCCGTGGCATCTGCATGGAGCGGTAGCTTTGATCAACTACTTGGAAACCAGATAGAAAATATTACGATAGAATATGTGCTGAACGGTGAAGCATGGGAATCTCCCTTATTGGGAAAATATCCAGATTTTGTTGCTTTCGTTATAGTGTGTATACTAGCAGTAGTTGTATGTCTTGGTGCTTCATGTTCCTCCAACGCCATGAACATTTTCGTTTTTCTTAATGTAACGATAGtcattacaatgtttataatatctCTGACCAAAGCGGATATTTCAAATTTTAGCAGCGGAAATGGATTTTTCACGTTTGGTTTCCAGGGTGTTATGGCCGGAGCCGCGATCTGTTTCTATGCGTTCGTTGGCTTTGACGTTATAGCATTGGCAGCAGAAGAAGCTTTGACCCCAAACAAGAGCATGCCAATTGCTTCTTTATTTTCTGTCGTGTTTGTAATTTGTTTGTACGTTTTAGCTTCAATAACCTTAATCTTACTGGTTCCGTACAACGAAGTTGTGCCCAAAGCAGCCTATCCAGCAGCGTTTAAAAGCGTTGGTTACCAATGGGCTGAATATGTCGTTGGTGTTGGTACATTAATTGGAATGGGCTCCACGGAACTTGGCTTTCTTTTTGCCATACCACGATCTGTTTACGCCATGGCCATTGAAGGTCTACTTTTTCCATGTTTTGCAGTAGTAAGCAAACGTACACAAATACCAATTATAGCAACTCTCGTGTTCGGTGCAATGTCTGCTATACTTGCACTCTTGTTTGACATTTCGGCTCTTGTTGAATTCTTATCAATTGGAACATTGATGGCATATGCTATGGTGGCAGCGGCTGTAATCGTTGTAAGATATGAACCATCACATCAACAAGATACAGACGATGTATTGTCAGATAATGACACTAATGATAGTTCTTTATACACAGGATCGTTTGTTCCAACCGAACAAAAGAACTACGGAACTCTCAAAGAACCATTTCAGAAGATTCCAGTAATCAGTAACCTTCCACCAGGAAGAGCTGTTTGCATCTGTTACTTTCTCTCGGTTGTATTTCAATTTCTAACAGTTTTGCTTTTCATTTCAAATGATATGTCAAATTGGTGGGTGATGTTGCTGGCCATATTATTTGCAGTGTTAGCCATTCTGACATTTATTCCAATACCACTCCACAACCAAAATGAAGATATTACAACGTTTAAG ACGCCATTTGTACCGTACTTCCCAGCACTGAGTGTGCTCTTCGACATTTTGTTGTTAGTGAAATTACAAGCATTAACCTGGCTTCGGTTTATCGTCTGGGTAACTATAG GCTTACTGATATATGGATTGTATGGCTATCATCACAGTGTAGAAGGAAAGAAAAGAACTTCGGGCGGTGAAACAAAAGATTATCAAAGAATGACAAACGACCCAAGCTCAATTCACTACGGGACAATTGAGATGAGTATACCATCAACAAGTAAAGTAGATTAG